In Dermacentor silvarum isolate Dsil-2018 chromosome 10, BIME_Dsil_1.4, whole genome shotgun sequence, the genomic stretch TGTTCATCGGGGAAACGCGAagcaaaaaaagcgagaacgttgCATTGCTTATACGATTTGAAAGACGCCGCTCCTGGTGGGCTGCAGCCCACTGGATGCAAACGCCAAATTATATTAATCCGGGTACCTTGAACTCTGGAGATGTTGCATTACTCTTCGATGAGGCGCGCTAAGATCGAAGCGCTCTAAACAGAAGTATGGACATATATGGTATACACTAACATTTTGGGTTGGCTTTCTTTATTCGATTATTAGAGTTCTTATACATTTAACTCTGACCCAATAGACATGATTGTTGCATGACTGCGTTGTTCTAAGTCTGCGAGATAGGCTTACACGATGTGTAGCCTGTGTTGCAAAGCTTGTTGCTACCACAAACAACTTTTGACAGATTCACAGACAGTAATGACGCGCATAATAAGTACAATAATCTGCGCTACGTGGACGATTTTCTGATTCAGTTTCCTAAATGTCAACAACGGACTTTATGTAGTAGACCTAGACAAACGTTTAACGGCACTATACTTGGCCAAGGAAACCTTTTCCAGAATGTCTTGGAAAAATAAAGAGGAATTGCATTGAATGTTCTCGTGTAACCAACTGCGCTAATTTCCCGCTTTTGGTTTTGACAGGATCGACGAATGAACAGATGCAAAGAAACCTTTGCTTTAAAATAAGGGGCAAACGCATTTTTATGATGTGTACGTTGTTTACTGCGCGCTGCTATCATGAATACATTGGAACTCACCTTGCTCACCATTCTTCGCTTcctacttcgaaaaaaaaaaaaaaaaaaccgcagacagagcaagttttttttttcagtgttttaATTGTTTCCATGAAGTTGATATCATTTATATTTCTTTATACGGTGAATCCTTTAACACGTACAGCAGCTCTTTATCTCTTAATCCTAAATATAATATTGCCAATAGTTTCCTACACAATGTTAACCTGACCTAATGTTAACCTATTGCGCTTGAATAACACAGCAGCCCTTTATCTCTTTATCTTTAATATAATTTTTGCAATAGTTTACTGCACAAAGTTAATTTCACTTCTATATTATTGcgcaataatatattttttcatctttctttttcaacttCTTTTTCCTCGATCCTTTGAGTACTTCTAGGGTCTTCTGTTTTCTCCTGCTACCCGATGCTTTAGCTAATCACACATTATACGGCGTGTTTCAGCGAATATtttcaaaaattattaaaggttacttgtggcagatagcagaattctagttcatgagctggtctactcgacgagggggacattacttgcacaaaaaattaaaatgcataattgacaaATAACAAAAAagtcactaatgaagtttttagctaattaccttatggcacatatcgcattttacaaattctagccgtggagttcgcaaggcggatccacttagaacgaattctcaggatgacaccagtattgcggagcaatgcattggcgttccagttactttcttaacaaaacatcgttttatgcattgtaGTTTGCAGCCTTTGATGGTTATTTTGTCCCCACAAAATAATCGTGATCTATCTTGCGTGCATTTCCTTTCACGCAGCGTTAAAGAAATTAATTGGCTTTACTCACGGAAAAAGgggcttggggggggggggggggggggggggggatggggacTACACGAGGGGCGCAGACGAAAGCAAATTTCGAATTCTTTCCTTAACAAGCCAGGAAGGTTACATGGCCAAGTTTTATATTAAACGATCTGGAGCATGAAATGCGATCTTGCTGCGACAATATCAGTAAACATTGCAACAGAGCATCGGTAAGCGCGGaatcttaatatatatatatatatatatatatatatatatatatatatatatatatatatataattaaaaaaaattgaagcacgtagtcttgatgaaggccggaccccggctgaaacgtcatatatatatatatatatatatatatatatatatatatatatataaaatgtgctgaaaaaaaaaacgcatgtaTTTGTATAGGTGGCGTCCAACAAATGTCCAAAACGTATTCACCATGACGTGTTTTCGGTTCTTGCAATCGCATTCTGGCGCTTGCAGCATATCAAAGCAGTGAAAACATGACCTGCGAGATCTGTTTTCGTTACTGCGAGGCTCCCAGGGAGCCGTCGCTGGTTGTGCGCTTTGGGCGCTGCGCTATGCCCATATTAGGCCACAAGTTATTTATTACATTTAAACTGATGCTGCAACTATTGCGTAAGGATGCGAATTCAACTTTTTAAATAAAGTAGTTTGACCACTTTTCAGTACAATTTACTGTAACAAACAAATGCCAATCTCGGAGGATtaggaatgatgatgatgatgacatgcctGACAGACGCTGCCGTTTGTGGTGCTCCGGTCGCTCCGGCTCGCTTCGTGTCAAGCAGCCGGATTTGCGTGTGTGCAGTACTTGCTTTCGTGGGACATCTTCGGCGGGTCAAGAGCTTGATTTCAACTGTGCGCGTGTCGCCTACGCGCTGCGTTGGCAGGTAAGCGCAAGAGCATCTTCGAAGTTGCCTACTGTTTCCGTGCGCGAACAAGTACTTGTCGTCTCCACGAAACTTTGTCCACACGTAGGTGCGGCGCTACGTTGTGATCGACGTGTCTTTAAATCACAGGCGTGTGTTTTGCTTCTTACAGGAACCGGCGATGACTAAGTTGATGCAGTGGTTGCTAGGGCTGTCCATATTCATGGCAATATGGGCTGCACTTCTTTCGCAGAGGTTAGGCGCTGCGGAGACCCACGTTTGGCTGGTAAGCCAATGTCTCGTTACTTCTTTTTTCTCGTAAGATATTAAGATTGTGTTTGcttatatttatttatacatatatTTCAGCTTCCAGTGTACGCCTGCATTGTGTTTGGGGTAAGTTTGTTTAATATTACAAATTTCATAGTGTTCATGCGGTCGCCGTGATTGCAAGATGCCTTCTACTTGATTAAACTGGACGTGTAACAGTAAAATCATTAGAATGAATGGATACGCTCTTCATTATAAGCTTATCTGTGTATATTATTATAAGCTGTTAAGCATAATTCAAGCACCTGCCTTGGTTTATCGTTTCCTCCCATGTCAGGCACATCCAGGCGTTATGACTACCATGCTGAATTGAAACATTGATGGGTATGACTATGACCATGTACTTACGCAAGAACAGAACAACACAAACATGTCATAGTGTCAACATGGAGGTCTGTGCTGATGTAGCATTGTAGGTCATGTCTCTTCATTGTACGGGAATACTCGGGGACAGCATGAAAAGACGGGGCAAGATCAGACAACACAAGTACTCACAACTTTTATTCAGAAACGTGCGACACCAAGAGGTTTATTCATAACAAAGTAGAATGATAGCTAGAGCACACATTTCTGTCATCCAGTTGCACTTTGTAGTCCAAACTGTGGTTGTGGTTTGGTTCGCACTTTACCAAACTTGACTATTTGCACATTTTCACCTAATATATATGTTTTTCTTTTCAAACAAGAGTTGTTAGTCTGGGCCCATGTTGTCTAATCTCATCCCATCATTTCACGCTGTCCCTGAGTACTCCCACAGATATGCACCAACAAGCTCAGTTTACAACTCTTTATTGTTTTGACCGTGTGTAACGTTTCTGCTACATCCAGCCGTGTCACACCATTTAGCCCAAATGTGACCTTTGGCTACTTTTCAGGTGTATGCTGCTTCAGTTGTCATCTACAGAGTCCTTACATTCAACAACtgtgaagcagcagcagcagagctcAAAAAGGTATGCACCGTTGCGATTTGACtcaaattcctttctttcttcctatgAAGTATTGCACAGCATTTGTTTGTCACATTCAATGCAGAGCATGTGCTGTTTTCATTAGTTGTATTGATTTTATAGTGGTTGCAGGCTTGTCAAGCACAGGCACATTCAGGAGGCTGCAGGCTTCTGTCTGCATATCATAACCAATGCTGTTTAAACCACGACGTGTATGCCATTGTGGCATCTGTGACACATGAAGCCACCTACTGCTTTCTAAAGTATCCCAAACAAAAATTGCTGCTTCAGGTGCATACACTTATTAACATAAATTGCTGCCACATTCAACAAATTGCCTAAAATGTAACATGGCATGGAATGTAAATAAACGCTTAAAAGGTTGACAGCACTAATGAAATTGCCGACTAATACAGATTGTAGGACTATGCAGATTTATTTGTTGAATAAAACAATGTAGTTGCCATCtgcaagaattaaaaaaaaatatatatattattttattGTTATGTTCTTGTTAACTAATTTCAAGGCTGTGTGGGAAGCAGTTCACATGAGAAATAATGGTTAGTGCAACATATCAGCTCATTCTATATGGTAGATAGCATATAGCATTGCACATGTACTTAATGCCCCAAAGTCGTGCCTTACGAAataagaatgggaaccgaggggctcgattttattagtcataaccacataaagccaacaaaccacgaagccaaggaaagcatcggggaaattaagtgtagttgaaattggaatgtagaaaataatgaagaaaagggaaatgaaagtggacgaaaagataacttgtcgccggcgggagccgaacccgcaacctccgcattacgcgtgcgttgcactaccaattgtgctacagtgacggccatcaattcgtccactaacttgggtatttatgtttactagatctagccctaggagtgttagccagctcAAAGTCGTGCCTTGTCATTCATATTCTGTTCATCTGGAATCTTGCGGCTTCATCCTCCGTTGCATCTCCCAGGGCAGCAGCTCAATGTTCTACATGTTAGGCTACATACGCATGCATAGAACGGCTGGATAACAATCTCACCAGTTCTTTCCGCATGCATGCTAGCGCTTTGAGATGCTTGCTGTGTGCGTCGAATTGCATAGCAAAAAAATTTTTAATTATAAAATTTAAGAATGTGCACTCTGCCAGCTGACAAATGACTATAGAAGTTTCACTCCTGAAAAAGAAGCCCATGCAGCCGCGCTGTCATTCATTCACTACCATGTTTGCTGTACCACAATTTTTATTTCAGTGGGACAAAACGGGCCACATTAAGAGGCCATGCTTGGTGAGGCTAGGTGCTTTAGTCTGCATTGGGCTGTGTCATGTTTCTCCACAAGTTTCTGCAAGGTGCACTGTGGTTGAAGGCAGTTGTGGGACATATTTGTTGCCGAAATCCACTGTGCGACATGCAAGGAAAGGCTGCTCCACACCTCTCATCCATAGGCACAGGCATGCACACAAGGGGGTCCAGGGGGGCCCAGGCCAGAGGCGTCTGCCCCTCTCAGATACTAAGTATTTGGCCACTGCTGGCGTACAGGGGGCACCTGTGACTTTGCAGATGCTGTTTCTATGGCATGAACAAAGCTGCGTACCCCAAAAATTTCCCGAATAGGCACACATCTGTTTTGAGCTATCTGCCTGCAACAAAAACGGCCCCCCATACCCCTAACGCATACGCGAGGTTACGATTCACACCTGTTGTTTTTCATCGCCAGAAGCCTGGTCTCCAGAGCAAGCATAGCAAAGGCAGTGAGCAAGAAAAGTGCTTTCAGACTTGACCCTCAGCGCTGCAGCCTGGGCTTCCTGATGCGGGAGCGATGTTCGAGCAAGCAGCCGATGATTACAAGGCGAATGTCTGCGATGCCGGTGACAAACAAGACAAACAAAATGGGGCATTTTTCATGTCCTTTGGCGATAAGAACCACGTGTCTGGAGATAACCCATCCTTACCAATGCTCACTAATGACCTAGAAAAGCAAGCTTGGCAAGCATGTGTTCCTTTCTAACCGCGCCAGTGCAGCTATCCTCAAAAAGAAAGGAATAATCACAATCACAGTATTTGTGCACAGCAACTTGCCAAGCTTAGTTGGCTTGAGTACAGTCTGCAAAGGACACTGTGTTTTGCTTTTGTGGGCGGGCATTCCCACCGGAAGGTGGTATATTGAAGGCGCATCAGGACCCATCATTTGTATCAACTGGATTTTGTGCTTGAAAGAACACAATCCAAGCATTCAACCAGCATGAAAAATCTGAGGGTCATGTGCACAGTATCTTGTCCTGGAATACTGTAGTTCCAAAAGAAATAAGTTATTTGCTTTTCTCCTAGATTAGAGCCTTGCTCGACGAAAGTTCCAAGGAGAAGAATAACACCAGTAAAATTGTAATGTTCTAAGGCACTTCTTGACTTTGTAGCCTTGCTCACGGAAGGAGGAAGGCTGTTCAGAGGCACGCTGAAGGAGTAGAAAGTGGAGAGCAGGAGCTCTTTTTAGAAATTGTCAATCTACTGAAAAAGTATGACCCAATTTGGTGCAATCATCTAGAGATGGGGCTGAAGAGCGCTTCCTACATGAGTAACAGAATGCAAAATCTTATGATCTCTGCACACAGCTGTGTTACATCAATTATCTAGCGGATACCCAGGCAAAGGATTTCACTGTATCTGCGAAGAGACCAGTCACTGCGGCCATCATGAGCGACTGTCTGTTGTCATCGAGTACTTTTGCGAGGTTAGAAAATGGCCAATGAGGAGTTTCTCGGTCTTTGAAGGCTCATAAACTTGGATAGTGAGTCAATCTTCGCAGCATTGCAAGCTGTTCTGGCTGCCATCAATGTTCCCTGGAGTTCTGCGAGCAGAGTTGGCTTTGGCGGGGCTTCTACAGTTGtcttcagcgagccgcagtgcgcttagccagtggactcgtggcagcACCTTGGGTGGCTGCAATGTAGCCGACTGCAGCCACTAACATcagccgtgtattggagtgtgctttactatgaaataaagcacacagaaaagagcgaggatcatggggtcttttgaaacgaaagcgattgagagaaaggtgacttagcgctccgcttgcgagctccacggactgcgtacgacagcagaacttggctgagatgttcacaacagtgtatgctacctgcggactatacattatttcaccaagcccgaggggtggttcagggcccctttaacaatcTTGGTGCACTTTAAAGCAAAAGCATGCAAGCTTTTGTTGTGAATGTTATTCAATGTACGATGAAAATGGGTGCGACTTCAGATGCAGGGCATTTCATTTGTATAAACCAGGATGCGAcagaaactgacttttttttttcttggtcatTCAACAGTAAGAAAGTTCATATTGGCAGAAATATTTTGAGGTTATCTACAAGGGCTCATCCTCACACTTATCTGAGCACTTTTTTTTCCTACTCATGAGTCCCACAGGACCCAATTGGAGTCCAGCAGGTTTGAGCACTTTGCCCTATTATTGGTATCTAGTTTTCATTTTGCGGTCTGTTTGTATGCTTAAGTGTTAAATAAACAATGAAGCAAATTTTTAGAAATTTTGGGCTGAAGAGGGTTAAGGAAATGAGTAAGGGGGGGCACTCTGGTGACACTCCCCCCTGCACGCCTATGCTCTCATCATGTTGCATTGTTTTGTCTTGTCGGATCACCAATGCTTCACATACACAAACTCTTACAGTGCATGGTAtctgcatttttttcttaatcATTTAAAACACTTTAATACTGTGCTTTGGGCATACGTTGATTCCCAGGCGGTCGGCATTAATCGGGACCCTCCACTACAAGATTCGTGTGCACTCAGTGTGCAACATTCTGATGTTAAACTCCGCAATTCTTTAAGTACAAAGAAGGCTTTACAAGCCAAGTCTGAAAACAGTGGAAGCTTGTTGGTACAGGAGGTTTTGGTGCTGTAACATACCTTGTGCGATTTCTTGTTGTTGCAGCAAATCGTGGAAGCCAGGGAGGACCTCAAGAAACGGGGCTACAAATTTGATTGAAGTGTATATTTTGATATTGAAACCTAAGAAGCATGAACTTCAGCCAACTGATGCCATTCCACTCATCAGTTGTGCTTCCCAGAGTTTCTACTGATAAATGTTGTCACTAATGTCACTGCATTGTGGGTATCTGTGCAAAATAAAAAGCttgatttttttaaatgcgaagcatttctatACCTAGTTGGAGCCAAGGTCAAATGCGAGATCATCCAAGGCCGCAGAGTTTGTCGCGAATGCGTGTGTACTTCTATAAGCCCGCTTGCTGGCTCCTATCGGTCTCTCCTTGCTCCATGTGCATGCGGGTGCTCTCCCATGCACACGCTCACACACTGCTACTAGCTGCTACTGGCTTGGCGTCCCCTCTCCTTGCTCCACTCTCCAGTACGGGTGTGCACACCACAAATGGACGTGGCTCAGTTGCGCTATGTTGTGTGTAAGCCTCTACTTGCAGATACGAGCCCTCGAAAGTATCAAGCCGAAGAGGAGTGTAAGAGTGCAAAGGCTCTGCAGAGACTACAGAGGTATGCGATGTGTACCGAAGTGGTGAGGCAGGAGGCGAAGCGATGGGCTGCCGAGATGTGCGCGACCATGGAGCCCGAGCAACAAGACAACGTATGACCGAAGAACAGCGGCACGCCAAGCAAACAGCCACTGAACAGACCGCCAATTGGAGGAGCGCCACTTGCAGGACACAAGACGCATACCTTACAAAGCACTTTTGTCGAAGGTGAATTTGGTGCGGTGTGTAGCGTCTTCAACTACCTCTGGTTGCGATCGTATGTTGTCAGGGTGTCACGGCCCATGCATGTGGTGGTCCTCGAATGAGTGTTTCCCCGGGAGGAAACGGGTTCATTCAGGCTTTGTGCCATGTG encodes the following:
- the LOC119466016 gene encoding dolichol-phosphate mannosyltransferase subunit 3-like isoform X2, with the translated sequence MPDRRCRLWCSGRSGSLRVKQPDLRVCSTCFRGTSSAGQELDFNCARVAYALRWQEPAMTKLMQWLLGLSIFMAIWAALLSQRLGAAETHVWLLPVYACIVFGVYAASVVIYRVLTFNNCEAAAAELKKQIVEAREDLKKRGYKFD
- the LOC119466016 gene encoding dolichol-phosphate mannosyltransferase subunit 3-like isoform X1, giving the protein MPDRRCRLWCSGRSGSLRVKQPDLRVCSTCFRGTSSAGQELDFNCARVAYALRWQVSARASSKLPTVSVREQVLVVSTKLCPHEPAMTKLMQWLLGLSIFMAIWAALLSQRLGAAETHVWLLPVYACIVFGVYAASVVIYRVLTFNNCEAAAAELKKQIVEAREDLKKRGYKFD
- the LOC119466016 gene encoding dolichol-phosphate mannosyltransferase subunit 3-like isoform X3; translation: MTKLMQWLLGLSIFMAIWAALLSQRLGAAETHVWLLPVYACIVFGVYAASVVIYRVLTFNNCEAAAAELKKQIVEAREDLKKRGYKFD